A region from the Lysobacter antibioticus genome encodes:
- a CDS encoding DUF3301 domain-containing protein: MPTLILLMIFGAAAFSFWSAGRAAAERAETVGRDACLKAGVQWLDQSVHAIGLKLIRHESGWLGFERTFRFDYSIDGEDRHVGRLILRGERLIAFSGPVTRAPTQLH; this comes from the coding sequence ATGCCTACCCTGATCCTGTTGATGATCTTCGGCGCCGCCGCGTTCTCGTTCTGGAGCGCCGGCCGCGCCGCGGCCGAACGCGCCGAAACGGTCGGGCGCGACGCCTGCCTCAAGGCCGGCGTGCAGTGGCTGGACCAGAGCGTGCACGCGATCGGCCTGAAGCTGATCCGCCACGAGAGCGGCTGGCTCGGTTTCGAGCGCACCTTCCGTTTCGATTATTCGATCGACGGCGAAGACCGGCATGTCGGCCGGCTGATCCTGCGTGGCGAGCGCCTGATCGCCTTCAGCGGCCCGGTGACGCGGGCACCGACGCAGTTGCATTAA
- the nadC gene encoding carboxylating nicotinate-nucleotide diphosphorylase, translating to MSAPARDLSPPPAAEIEADVADALAEDLGSGDVTAELLPDIADSAYLLCKEDAVVCGRPWFEACHRALDPDVRIDWRVAEGERVSKGTVLALLHGRARALVSAERASLNFMQTLSGTATVTASYVEAVRGTGTRILDTRKTLPGLRLAQKYAVRVGGGVNHRIGLYDTVMLKENHVRAAGSISAAIADARAKHPQLPLIVEVESLEQLREALGAGCDRILIDDFDAPTRREAVRIARGAPFDGRIPLEVSGGVDLAGLRAIAEDGVDCISIGALTKHVRAIDLSLKLGPPPG from the coding sequence ATGAGCGCGCCCGCCCGCGACCTCAGCCCGCCGCCGGCCGCCGAGATCGAGGCCGACGTCGCCGACGCCCTGGCCGAAGACCTCGGCAGCGGCGACGTCACCGCCGAGCTGCTGCCCGACATCGCCGACAGCGCCTATCTATTGTGCAAGGAAGACGCGGTCGTCTGCGGCCGCCCCTGGTTCGAGGCCTGCCATCGCGCCCTCGACCCGGACGTGCGCATCGACTGGCGCGTCGCCGAAGGCGAGCGCGTGAGCAAAGGCACCGTGCTCGCCCTGCTGCACGGCCGCGCCCGCGCCCTGGTCAGCGCCGAACGCGCCTCGCTCAATTTCATGCAGACCCTGTCGGGCACGGCCACGGTCACCGCGAGCTACGTCGAGGCGGTGCGAGGCACCGGCACGCGCATCCTCGACACCCGCAAGACCCTGCCCGGCCTGCGCCTGGCGCAGAAGTACGCGGTGCGCGTCGGCGGCGGCGTCAACCACCGCATCGGCCTGTACGACACGGTCATGCTCAAGGAAAACCACGTCCGCGCGGCCGGCTCGATCAGCGCCGCGATCGCCGACGCCCGCGCCAAGCACCCGCAGTTGCCGCTGATCGTCGAAGTCGAGTCGCTGGAGCAACTGCGCGAGGCGCTCGGCGCCGGCTGCGACCGCATCCTGATCGACGACTTCGATGCGCCCACCCGGCGCGAGGCCGTGCGCATCGCCCGTGGCGCGCCGTTCGACGGCCGCATCCCGCTGGAAGTCTCCGGCGGCGTCGACCTGGCCGGCCTGCGCGCGATCGCCGAGGACGGCGTCGACTGTATTTCCATCGGCGCACTGACCAAACATGTGCGCGCCATCGATCTTTCGTTGAAACTCGGGCCGCCGCCGGGCTGA
- a CDS encoding Trm112 family protein, with protein MDRKLLDLLVCPSTRQPLFPLESRGLQALNAAIGAGGIVRGSGDAQSEPLREALVTRDRKTVYIVDDGIPLLDAENALATAQVEGFPAA; from the coding sequence ATGGATCGCAAACTGCTCGACCTGCTCGTCTGCCCCTCCACGCGCCAACCCCTGTTCCCCCTCGAGAGCCGCGGCCTGCAGGCCCTGAACGCCGCCATCGGCGCCGGCGGCATCGTCCGCGGCAGCGGCGACGCCCAGTCCGAGCCCCTGCGCGAGGCCCTGGTGACCCGCGACCGCAAGACCGTCTACATCGTCGACGACGGCATTCCGCTGCTCGACGCCGAAAACGCTCTCGCCACGGCCCAGGTCGAAGGCTTCCCGGCCGCATGA
- a CDS encoding ClpXP protease specificity-enhancing factor, translating into MTESSAPMTSHRPYLLRALYEWIADNGMTPHLLVDATRPSVQVPAHAVKDGKIVLNVAARAVSHLEMGNDLIRFSARFGGVSHPVSVPVGAVLAIYARETGQGMALPEDVGMEESALDEGHDEIDSAPPMLSSVPNDPAPEGDDDGGPQTPSPRRGGHLRIVK; encoded by the coding sequence ATGACCGAAAGCAGTGCTCCGATGACCAGCCACCGCCCCTACCTGTTGCGGGCGCTGTACGAGTGGATCGCCGATAACGGCATGACCCCGCATCTGCTCGTCGACGCGACGCGTCCGTCGGTGCAGGTGCCGGCTCATGCGGTCAAGGACGGCAAGATCGTCCTCAACGTCGCCGCCCGCGCGGTCTCGCATCTGGAAATGGGCAACGACCTGATCCGCTTCAGCGCGCGCTTCGGGGGCGTCAGCCATCCGGTGTCGGTGCCGGTCGGCGCAGTGCTGGCGATCTATGCGCGCGAAACCGGGCAGGGCATGGCCTTGCCGGAAGACGTGGGCATGGAAGAGTCGGCGCTCGACGAAGGCCATGACGAAATCGATTCGGCGCCGCCGATGCTGAGCTCGGTGCCGAACGACCCGGCGCCGGAAGGCGACGACGACGGCGGCCCGCAGACGCCGAGCCCGCGCCGCGGCGGACATCTGCGCATCGTCAAGTAA
- a CDS encoding cytochrome b, with translation MSNVITRTANNVFDWVTARAPGMMPFYRKHMTEYYAPKNFNLWYYFGSLALLVLVNQIVTGIFLTMHFKPSAAEAFSSVEYIMRDVEWGWLIRYMHSTGASLFFIVVYLHMFRGLLYGSYQKPRELVWILGMLIYLVLMAEAFMGYVLPWGQMSFWGAKVIISLFGAIPVIGNGLTEWIMGDYLPGDATLNRFFALHVIALPLVLLLLVVLHLGALHEVGSNNPDGVDIKKGPKGNRWDASKPLDSIPFHPYYTVKDLVGVGFFLIIAAFIIFFAPAFGGWFLEHDNFSEANRLVTPEHIKPVWYYTPYYAMLRVIPHKLSGVLVMFGAIAVLFLVPWLDRSKVKSVRFRGWMSKLALAVLAVCFLWLGKIGAGPGTDPVETIIGRVLTFLYFAFFITMPLWTKLDKTKPVPERVKMHD, from the coding sequence ATGTCCAACGTCATTACCCGCACCGCCAACAACGTCTTCGATTGGGTCACCGCTCGCGCGCCCGGCATGATGCCGTTCTATCGCAAGCACATGACCGAGTACTACGCGCCGAAGAACTTCAACCTCTGGTACTACTTCGGCTCGCTCGCGCTGCTGGTGCTGGTCAACCAGATCGTCACCGGCATCTTCCTGACGATGCACTTCAAGCCGTCCGCGGCCGAAGCGTTCTCGTCGGTCGAATACATCATGCGCGACGTGGAGTGGGGCTGGCTGATCCGCTACATGCACAGCACCGGCGCGTCGTTGTTCTTCATCGTCGTCTACCTGCACATGTTCCGCGGCCTGCTGTACGGCTCGTACCAGAAGCCGCGCGAGCTGGTGTGGATCCTCGGCATGCTGATCTACCTGGTGCTGATGGCCGAAGCCTTCATGGGCTACGTGCTGCCGTGGGGCCAGATGTCGTTCTGGGGTGCCAAGGTCATCATCTCGCTGTTCGGCGCGATCCCGGTGATCGGCAACGGCCTGACCGAGTGGATCATGGGCGACTACCTGCCCGGCGACGCCACCCTCAACCGCTTCTTCGCCCTGCATGTGATCGCGCTGCCGCTGGTGCTGTTGCTGCTGGTCGTGCTGCATCTGGGCGCGCTGCACGAAGTGGGTTCCAACAACCCCGACGGCGTCGACATCAAGAAGGGCCCGAAGGGCAACCGCTGGGATGCCAGCAAGCCGCTCGACAGCATCCCGTTCCACCCGTATTACACGGTCAAGGACCTGGTGGGCGTCGGCTTCTTCCTGATCATCGCCGCGTTCATCATCTTCTTCGCCCCGGCGTTCGGCGGCTGGTTCCTCGAGCACGACAACTTCAGCGAAGCCAATCGACTGGTGACGCCGGAGCACATCAAGCCGGTCTGGTACTACACGCCGTACTACGCGATGTTGCGCGTGATCCCGCACAAGCTTTCCGGCGTGCTGGTCATGTTCGGCGCGATCGCGGTGTTGTTCCTGGTGCCGTGGCTGGACCGCAGCAAGGTCAAGTCGGTGCGCTTCCGCGGCTGGATGAGCAAGCTCGCGCTGGCGGTGCTGGCGGTGTGCTTCCTGTGGCTCGGCAAGATCGGCGCCGGCCCGGGTACCGACCCGGTCGAGACCATCATCGGCCGCGTGCTGACCTTCCTGTACTTCGCCTTCTTCATCACCATGCCGCTGTGGACCAAGCTCGACAAGACCAAGCCGGTGCCGGAACGGGTGAAGATGCATGACTAA
- a CDS encoding cytochrome c1, translated as MRIVKKLATFAAGLLVSATAFASGGGDLMQSGTDLNDRASLQRGAQLYMNYCSGCHSLKYLRYSRIAEDLGLSEAEVMNNLNFTGAKFGEQIQVNMTAEHANQWFGKMPPDLSVIARVRGSDWIYTYLNSFYLDESRPLGWNNKLFPNASMPNPLWELQGLQHAEYGELDKATGERPVHALKIAQPGQLDAEGFKTAARDITTFLEYAGEPAALKRQSLGVWVILFLALFTLIAYLLKTEYWRDVEH; from the coding sequence ATGCGTATCGTGAAGAAGCTCGCCACCTTTGCCGCCGGCCTGCTCGTGTCGGCGACCGCCTTCGCCTCCGGCGGCGGCGACCTGATGCAGTCGGGTACCGACCTCAACGACCGCGCGTCGTTGCAGCGCGGCGCCCAGCTGTACATGAACTACTGCTCGGGCTGTCATTCGCTGAAATACCTGCGCTATTCGCGCATCGCCGAGGACCTGGGCCTGAGCGAAGCGGAGGTCATGAACAACCTCAACTTCACCGGCGCCAAGTTCGGCGAGCAGATCCAGGTCAACATGACCGCCGAACACGCCAACCAGTGGTTCGGCAAGATGCCGCCGGACCTCAGCGTGATCGCGCGCGTGCGCGGCAGCGACTGGATCTACACCTACCTCAACTCGTTCTACCTCGACGAGAGCCGTCCGCTGGGCTGGAACAACAAGTTGTTTCCGAACGCCTCGATGCCGAACCCGCTGTGGGAACTGCAGGGTCTGCAGCATGCGGAGTACGGCGAACTCGACAAGGCCACCGGCGAGCGTCCGGTGCACGCCCTCAAGATCGCGCAGCCCGGCCAGCTCGACGCCGAAGGCTTCAAGACGGCGGCGCGCGATATCACCACATTCCTCGAGTACGCCGGCGAACCGGCCGCGCTCAAGCGCCAGAGTCTGGGCGTTTGGGTGATCCTGTTCCTGGCGTTGTTCACGTTGATCGCGTATCTGTTGAAGACCGAGTACTGGCGCGACGTGGAACATTGA
- a CDS encoding glutathione S-transferase N-terminal domain-containing protein, protein MAASPRMRNALTLFSSTDCVLCHRVRLVLAAKGVTYDLIPVDPQNPPEDLVDLNPYHSVPTLVERDLVLYAASVVSEYLDERYPHPPLMPVDPLSRARLRLAMLRLEHDWVPQVQAIQMGNKAQAEAARKRLKELLTASVPLFKASKFFLNPEMSLADCAMAPIIWRLPSLDVPMPKDGKAIEDYGNRIFRNPGFTRSLTDQERKLRDMPT, encoded by the coding sequence ATGGCGGCGAGCCCCCGTATGCGTAATGCCCTGACTCTGTTTTCGTCCACCGACTGCGTGCTGTGCCATCGGGTCCGGCTGGTGCTGGCGGCGAAAGGCGTCACTTACGACCTGATACCGGTCGACCCGCAGAACCCGCCCGAAGACCTCGTCGACCTCAACCCGTATCACTCCGTCCCGACCCTGGTCGAGCGCGATCTGGTCCTGTACGCGGCCAGCGTGGTCAGCGAATACCTCGACGAGCGCTATCCGCACCCGCCGCTGATGCCGGTCGACCCGCTGTCGCGGGCGCGCCTGCGCCTGGCGATGCTGCGCCTGGAACACGACTGGGTGCCGCAGGTCCAGGCCATCCAGATGGGCAACAAGGCCCAGGCCGAAGCCGCGCGCAAGCGCCTGAAGGAACTGCTGACCGCGTCGGTGCCGCTGTTCAAGGCCAGCAAGTTCTTCCTGAACCCCGAAATGAGCCTGGCCGACTGCGCCATGGCGCCGATCATCTGGCGCCTGCCCTCGCTCGACGTGCCCATGCCGAAGGACGGCAAGGCGATCGAGGACTACGGCAATCGCATCTTCCGCAACCCCGGCTTCACCCGCAGCCTGACCGACCAGGAACGCAAGCTGCGCGACATGCCGACCTGA
- the petA gene encoding ubiquinol-cytochrome c reductase iron-sulfur subunit yields MANQGVNDPINTGRRRFLTATTAVVGAVGAGFAAVPFIKSWNPSARAKLAGAPVTADISALTEGQRLVMEWRGQPIWIVKRSKAILDILPTLDGRLRDPKSENVDQQPAYVREKSPELRSLKPEISVLVGLCTHLGCSPEMKAEIRPEAFDPEWKGGYFCPCHKSRFDMAGRVFEGVPAPTNLLVPPHYYENDNTIVIGVDPKGAA; encoded by the coding sequence ATGGCCAACCAAGGGGTCAACGATCCTATCAACACGGGCCGACGTCGGTTCCTGACGGCGACCACAGCAGTGGTCGGTGCCGTGGGCGCCGGCTTTGCCGCGGTGCCTTTCATCAAGTCCTGGAACCCCAGCGCGCGCGCCAAGCTCGCCGGCGCTCCGGTGACTGCCGATATCAGCGCCCTCACCGAAGGCCAGCGCCTGGTCATGGAATGGCGCGGTCAGCCGATCTGGATCGTCAAGCGTTCCAAGGCCATTCTCGACATCCTGCCGACCCTCGACGGGCGCCTGCGCGACCCCAAGTCCGAGAACGTCGACCAGCAGCCGGCCTACGTGCGCGAGAAGAGCCCGGAACTGCGCTCGCTCAAGCCCGAGATCTCGGTGCTGGTGGGCCTGTGCACCCACCTGGGCTGCTCGCCGGAAATGAAGGCCGAGATCCGGCCCGAGGCGTTCGACCCGGAGTGGAAGGGCGGCTATTTCTGCCCCTGCCACAAGTCGCGTTTCGACATGGCCGGTCGCGTGTTCGAGGGCGTACCGGCCCCGACCAACCTGCTGGTGCCTCCGCACTACTACGAAAACGACAACACCATCGTCATCGGTGTTGATCCGAAGGGAGCGGCGTAA